The following coding sequences lie in one Zingiber officinale cultivar Zhangliang chromosome 2B, Zo_v1.1, whole genome shotgun sequence genomic window:
- the LOC122045236 gene encoding uncharacterized protein LOC122045236 isoform X2, which translates to MSPAGSLHYASDTFSERMSDLAHAVKGKDTLVFHSALSQVAPFLLLSIVVAGALVVNSTAVRGGFRCVYAPGFTGDGFAGGTGCLKCEIAGLESLFIFTALHSNTTNKQKESNDPQDENDIGCYKGRFCIKRMVILADTILPKIESNKFPEIVDPTCADNMCSNSRIKPKLENTN; encoded by the exons ATGTCTCCGGCAG GGTCACTTCACTATGCCAGTGACACTTTCTCAGAGAGGATGTCGGACCTCGCCCACGCTGTCAAGGGCAAGGACACCCTAGTCTTTCATTCCGCCCTCAGCCAGGTCGCCCcttttcttctcttgtcaattGTTGTGGCTGGCGCATTGGTGGTCAACTCCACTGCTGTGCGTGGTGGTTTTAGGTGCGTTTACGCACCGGGATTCACTGGAGATGGTTTTGCTGGGGGCACTGGATGTCTTAAATGTGAGATTGCTGGACTCGAGTCATTATTTATATTCACTGCCTTACATTCCAAtacaacaaacaaacaaaaagaaag CAATGATCCTCAAGATGAGAATGACATAGGGTGCTACAAGGGGAGGTTTTGCATAAAAAGAATGGTTATTCTTGCTG ATACAATCTTGCCTAAGATTGAAAGTAACAAGTTTCCTGAGATTGTGGATCCAACATGTGCAGACAACATGTGCAGCAATAGCAGAATAAAGCCTAAACTAGAG AATACAAACTAG
- the LOC122045236 gene encoding uncharacterized protein LOC122045236 isoform X1, whose amino-acid sequence MHTAFRDYERSYDAHIAGSLHYASDTFSERMSDLAHAVKGKDTLVFHSALSQVAPFLLLSIVVAGALVVNSTAVRGGFRCVYAPGFTGDGFAGGTGCLKCEIAGLESLFIFTALHSNTTNKQKESNDPQDENDIGCYKGRFCIKRMVILADTILPKIESNKFPEIVDPTCADNMCSNSRIKPKLENTN is encoded by the exons ATGCATACTGCCTTCAGGGACTATGAGAGGAGTTACGACGCCCACATCGCAGGGTCACTTCACTATGCCAGTGACACTTTCTCAGAGAGGATGTCGGACCTCGCCCACGCTGTCAAGGGCAAGGACACCCTAGTCTTTCATTCCGCCCTCAGCCAGGTCGCCCcttttcttctcttgtcaattGTTGTGGCTGGCGCATTGGTGGTCAACTCCACTGCTGTGCGTGGTGGTTTTAGGTGCGTTTACGCACCGGGATTCACTGGAGATGGTTTTGCTGGGGGCACTGGATGTCTTAAATGTGAGATTGCTGGACTCGAGTCATTATTTATATTCACTGCCTTACATTCCAAtacaacaaacaaacaaaaagaaag CAATGATCCTCAAGATGAGAATGACATAGGGTGCTACAAGGGGAGGTTTTGCATAAAAAGAATGGTTATTCTTGCTG ATACAATCTTGCCTAAGATTGAAAGTAACAAGTTTCCTGAGATTGTGGATCCAACATGTGCAGACAACATGTGCAGCAATAGCAGAATAAAGCCTAAACTAGAG AATACAAACTAG
- the LOC122045236 gene encoding uncharacterized protein LOC122045236 isoform X3 — protein MHTAFRDYERSYDAHIAGSLHYASDTFSERMSDLAHAVKGKDTLVFHSALSQVAPFLLLSIVVAGALVVNSTAVRGGFRCVYAPGFTGDGFAGGTGCLKSCSNDPQDENDIGCYKGRFCIKRMVILADTILPKIESNKFPEIVDPTCADNMCSNSRIKPKLENTN, from the exons ATGCATACTGCCTTCAGGGACTATGAGAGGAGTTACGACGCCCACATCGCAGGGTCACTTCACTATGCCAGTGACACTTTCTCAGAGAGGATGTCGGACCTCGCCCACGCTGTCAAGGGCAAGGACACCCTAGTCTTTCATTCCGCCCTCAGCCAGGTCGCCCcttttcttctcttgtcaattGTTGTGGCTGGCGCATTGGTGGTCAACTCCACTGCTGTGCGTGGTGGTTTTAGGTGCGTTTACGCACCGGGATTCACTGGAGATGGTTTTGCTGGGGGCACTGGATGTCTTAAAT CTTGTAGCAATGATCCTCAAGATGAGAATGACATAGGGTGCTACAAGGGGAGGTTTTGCATAAAAAGAATGGTTATTCTTGCTG ATACAATCTTGCCTAAGATTGAAAGTAACAAGTTTCCTGAGATTGTGGATCCAACATGTGCAGACAACATGTGCAGCAATAGCAGAATAAAGCCTAAACTAGAG AATACAAACTAG